One Gloeobacter morelensis MG652769 DNA window includes the following coding sequences:
- a CDS encoding DUF4351 domain-containing protein, which yields MSYDNLCKLLAEQAPASFTTWLLGEAPPQVSVLKTELSIEPIRADSVLFLSVGGGILHLEFQTEYESEPPLPLRMLDYSVRLTRTYRLPVQQIVILLTPPPATTEIAEAYASPTTVHRYRVVRLWEEDPAVLLSDPALLPLAPLARAQSPEALLRRVAARLDTIEEPKRQDVTIRVKILAGLRYELDLLNRIFTEGKMRQSVVYQQILEEGRQEGRQEGRQEGQQEGQQKGQRRILVRLLTHRFGPLPEALLTRLGEITETDRLEQLAEAVLDASDLQSFERLL from the coding sequence GTGTCCTACGACAACCTGTGCAAACTGCTCGCCGAACAGGCGCCGGCGTCCTTCACCACCTGGCTTTTGGGGGAAGCGCCGCCGCAGGTGAGCGTGCTCAAAACCGAGCTGAGCATCGAGCCGATCCGGGCGGACAGTGTGCTGTTTTTGAGTGTGGGTGGCGGCATCCTCCATCTTGAGTTTCAAACCGAGTACGAATCGGAGCCACCGCTGCCGCTGCGCATGCTCGACTACTCCGTGCGGCTGACGCGGACTTATCGCCTGCCGGTGCAGCAGATCGTCATTTTGCTCACGCCGCCCCCGGCCACCACCGAGATCGCCGAAGCGTACGCCAGTCCGACCACTGTTCATCGCTATCGGGTGGTGCGGCTGTGGGAGGAAGACCCGGCGGTGCTGCTGTCCGACCCGGCGTTGTTGCCGTTAGCCCCCCTGGCGCGTGCCCAGTCCCCCGAGGCATTGCTGCGCCGGGTGGCGGCCCGGCTCGATACGATAGAGGAGCCCAAACGCCAGGATGTGACCATTCGGGTGAAGATCCTGGCGGGTCTGAGGTACGAGTTGGATTTGTTGAATCGGATATTCACGGAGGGGAAGATGCGCCAGTCGGTGGTCTATCAACAGATTCTCGAAGAAGGCCGACAGGAAGGCCGACAGGAAGGCCGACAGGAAGGACAACAGGAAGGGCAACAGAAAGGACAACGGCGGATACTGGTGCGTCTGCTCACCCACCGCTTTGGCCCGCTGCCGGAAGCACTCCTTACCCGCCTGGGGGAAATTACTGAGACAGACCGGCTGGAGCAATTGGCGGAGGCTGTCCTGGATGCGTCGGACCTGCAGAGCTTTGAGCGGCTATTGTGA
- a CDS encoding sigma-70 family RNA polymerase sigma factor, translated as MNTVGNHSHRAGAAADLTQLLCSWQRGDRQALDRIAPILEGELRQLARHLLRSERCGHTLRPTALVNEAYLKLIDQRQSWRNRAHFFGMAAHLMRRVLVDHARARARHKRGGGVCMLSLDESLAVAVEEADLDLVVLDAALERLAVHSPEECRVVELRYFAGLTISETAEVLGLSPGAVTRRWAFARAWLRRELDDTTCGDKTGACFHG; from the coding sequence ATGAATACCGTTGGGAACCACAGCCACCGGGCTGGGGCCGCGGCCGATCTCACACAACTGCTGTGCAGCTGGCAGCGCGGTGACCGGCAGGCTCTCGACCGCATAGCACCGATTCTCGAGGGCGAACTGCGCCAACTGGCCCGGCATCTACTGCGCTCGGAGCGCTGCGGACACACCCTGCGGCCGACAGCCCTCGTCAACGAAGCCTATCTGAAGCTCATCGACCAGCGCCAGAGCTGGCGGAACCGCGCCCACTTCTTCGGCATGGCAGCCCACCTGATGCGGCGGGTACTTGTCGATCACGCCCGCGCCCGCGCCCGACACAAGCGGGGCGGTGGGGTGTGCATGCTGTCTTTGGATGAATCCCTCGCGGTAGCTGTAGAGGAGGCTGATCTGGATCTGGTGGTCCTGGATGCGGCGCTGGAGCGGCTGGCTGTCCACTCGCCCGAGGAGTGCCGGGTGGTCGAGTTGCGCTATTTTGCCGGGCTGACCATCTCGGAGACAGCCGAGGTGCTGGGTCTGTCGCCGGGGGCGGTGACGCGCCGCTGGGCCTTCGCCCGCGCCTGGCTGCGTCGGGAACTGGACGATACGACTTGCGGGGATAAGACCGGTGCTTGCTTTCATGGCTGA
- a CDS encoding NUDIX domain-containing protein — MKRMPPKAAAAAVPALPATLIPQPLYDQILANLPIACVDVAIVAQGAVLLVKRKVPPAMGQWWVPGGRVLKNEMMKDAARRKAFEEVGIECHVGPIIHTAETIFPDGPSGIPIHSINSCFFLYPVAPVGAPVLDRFHEDYLWVQRIPDGLHPYVIKCLMGAGLD, encoded by the coding sequence ATGAAGAGAATGCCACCCAAAGCCGCCGCTGCCGCGGTACCCGCATTGCCCGCCACGTTGATTCCCCAACCGCTGTACGACCAGATTCTCGCCAACCTGCCCATCGCCTGTGTGGATGTGGCCATCGTCGCCCAGGGTGCGGTCCTGCTCGTCAAGCGCAAGGTGCCCCCGGCGATGGGACAGTGGTGGGTACCCGGCGGCCGGGTGCTCAAGAACGAAATGATGAAAGATGCCGCCCGGCGCAAAGCCTTCGAAGAGGTCGGCATCGAATGCCACGTGGGGCCGATCATCCATACTGCCGAGACGATCTTTCCGGACGGTCCCTCGGGCATCCCGATCCACAGCATCAACAGCTGCTTTTTTTTGTATCCGGTCGCCCCGGTCGGAGCACCCGTGCTCGATCGCTTCCACGAAGACTATCTCTGGGTGCAGCGCATCCCGGACGGACTGCACCCCTACGTAATCAAGTGCTTGATGGGCGCGGGCCTCGACTGA
- a CDS encoding Rpn family recombination-promoting nuclease/putative transposase produces the protein MSYDNLCKLLAEQAPASFTTWLLGEAPPQVSVLKTELSIEPIRADSVLFLSVGGGILHLEFQTEYESEPPLPLRMLDYSVRLTRTYRLPVQQIVILLTPPPATTEIAEAYASPTTVHRYRVVRLWEEDPAVLLSDPALLPLAPLARAQSPEALLRRVAARLDTIEEPKRQDVTIRVKILAGLRYELDLLNRIFTEGKMRQSVVYQQILEEGRQEGRQEGRQEGRQEGQRRVLVRLLTHRFGPLPEALLTRLGEITETDRLEQLAEAVLDAPDLESFERLL, from the coding sequence GTGTCCTACGACAACCTGTGCAAACTGCTCGCCGAACAGGCGCCGGCGTCCTTCACCACCTGGCTTTTGGGGGAAGCGCCGCCGCAGGTGAGCGTGCTCAAAACCGAGCTGAGCATCGAGCCGATCCGGGCGGACAGTGTGCTGTTTTTGAGTGTGGGTGGCGGCATCCTCCATCTTGAGTTTCAAACCGAGTACGAATCGGAGCCACCGCTGCCGCTGCGCATGCTCGACTACTCCGTGCGGCTGACGCGGACTTATCGCCTGCCGGTGCAGCAGATCGTCATTTTGCTCACGCCGCCCCCGGCCACCACCGAGATCGCCGAAGCGTACGCCAGTCCGACCACTGTTCATCGCTATCGGGTGGTGCGGCTGTGGGAGGAAGACCCGGCGGTGCTGCTGTCCGACCCGGCGTTGTTGCCGTTAGCCCCCCTGGCGCGTGCCCAGTCCCCCGAGGCATTGCTGCGCCGGGTGGCGGCCCGGCTCGATACGATAGAGGAGCCCAAACGCCAGGATGTGACCATTCGGGTGAAGATCCTGGCGGGTCTGAGGTACGAGTTGGATTTGTTGAATCGGATATTCACGGAGGGGAAGATGCGCCAGTCGGTGGTCTATCAACAGATTCTCGAAGAAGGCCGACAGGAAGGCCGACAGGAAGGCCGACAGGAAGGCCGACAGGAAGGACAACGGCGTGTACTGGTGCGTCTGCTCACCCACCGCTTTGGCCCGCTGCCGGAAGCTCTCCTTACCCGCCTGGGGGAAATTACTGAGACAGACCGGCTGGAGCAATTGGCGGAGGCTGTCCTGGATGCGCCGGATCTAGAGAGCTTTGAGCGGCTATTGTGA
- a CDS encoding AfsR/SARP family transcriptional regulator: MQKMPWKTPYHPPANGADPKEVLPLRIYALGTALVYRGEYALSATDWTYARPRELFFCLLLRRCATKEQLGLALWPDASALQLRRSFHTTLHHLRRALGPAEWIVYEHQRYAFNRCLPYWFDVEEFEAHCAEGKRLEVGAPERAIACFEAAVGLYEGELLEGLIQSDWCLSRREELHRRFVEALFALGQLLSATGQSLQAADVYRRIVTCDNLLERAHRELMRCYARLGETGLALRQYQTLVHLLRRELGSPPATETTRLFEELRRGENL; encoded by the coding sequence ATGCAGAAGATGCCCTGGAAGACCCCGTATCACCCGCCGGCCAACGGGGCCGACCCGAAGGAGGTGCTGCCGCTGCGAATCTACGCCCTGGGTACAGCTTTGGTGTACCGGGGCGAGTACGCTCTGAGTGCGACCGACTGGACCTACGCGAGGCCCCGGGAGCTGTTTTTCTGTCTGCTGCTGCGCCGCTGCGCCACTAAAGAACAACTCGGCCTGGCACTGTGGCCCGATGCCTCGGCGCTGCAGCTGCGCCGCAGTTTCCACACGACTTTGCACCACCTGCGCCGCGCCCTCGGCCCGGCGGAGTGGATTGTCTATGAGCACCAGCGCTATGCATTCAACCGCTGCTTGCCTTACTGGTTCGACGTCGAGGAGTTCGAGGCCCACTGTGCCGAGGGTAAGCGGCTGGAGGTCGGTGCCCCCGAGCGGGCGATCGCCTGCTTCGAGGCGGCAGTGGGTCTCTACGAGGGCGAATTGCTCGAAGGGCTGATTCAGAGCGATTGGTGTCTGTCGAGACGGGAGGAATTGCACAGGCGGTTTGTCGAAGCGCTGTTTGCCCTGGGGCAACTGTTGAGCGCCACCGGGCAGAGTCTGCAGGCCGCCGACGTCTACCGCCGCATCGTCACCTGCGACAACCTCCTCGAGCGCGCCCACCGCGAACTGATGCGCTGTTACGCCCGCCTCGGTGAGACGGGCCTCGCCCTGCGGCAGTACCAGACCCTGGTGCACCTGTTGCGCCGGGAGTTGGGTTCCCCGCCGGCCACCGAGACCACCCGCCTTTTCGAGGAGCTGCGCCGGGGCGAAAACCTCTAG
- a CDS encoding serine/threonine-protein kinase: protein MLTSEQWQRLKNLFTEALEKPADERRAFLERSCADCAQMLAEALSLLEHHRESENFLNRPVVQLLEEPGPTLQIGEYLGPYRVVSKLGQGGMGSVYLAERADAQYRKQVAIKVLRAELGTETLVGRFRLERQILADLDHPNIAHLIDGGTTAGGLPYLVMDYIDGEAIDRYCERRRLAVRARLELFLGVCGAVSYAHRRQIVHRDLKPGNILVTAEGMPRLLDFGVAKLLECTESTPPEAGGAAGTVQPAGVTEGALTPEYAAPEQLHGGAITPLTDIYALGVVLYELLHGSRPPRPGPEPAARLRSSQLKELDSIACKAMSVEPEGRYPSVEAFAADIRNYLDGRPVTARGGSWFYGIRKFLGRHRVSTALAAAALALASGYGWSLLEERLLAASGKTVVVLPFSERGSTGDERLADGLTLSLTTQLGKVAALTVISDRAALQYRDSSLAQIGRDLGATGVLTGSVLRSGERVRIAARLVDPRSGTQLWAEQYDRKLQDIFAIQTEVAQRIAAAMKAKLTTEEKIRLARPPARDAAAYRYYLRGREYNNRFTVKDNEYAIGFFKQALALDPRFALAQSGLAVGYLNRFIYGGAVSWREAGCREAGRAVALEPGLAEGHIAMAACYSQMELRFQPQAMAEYRQAIDLNPNSFPAMYNYSAILASLGRLDEGLYWMKKAVRVNPLCSGCYRSIASYYWLLGEAAKGDVWIDKGLALIPDGARLQVSRGRAYLRRGKHDEARQIALQVLGVEPNNVEALSLAGAVERQSGRWERSRRYYEKMLKLTETTDLEDAGDTSLRARTVLGYLALQENRPQRARRLLAQSLDFNRKRVSTGNEEWLYFLDMAVIHALREERQAALGRLREAIKNGYRDVHTLQFDPIFENLRGDKRFEQLLADLRMQVEKMRLRALAQLP, encoded by the coding sequence GTGCTGACGAGCGAACAGTGGCAGCGGCTGAAAAACCTGTTTACCGAGGCGCTCGAAAAGCCTGCCGATGAGCGGCGGGCTTTTCTGGAGCGCTCCTGCGCAGATTGTGCGCAGATGCTGGCGGAAGCCCTTTCGCTTTTAGAGCACCACCGGGAGAGCGAAAACTTTTTGAACCGCCCGGTAGTTCAACTGCTGGAGGAACCTGGACCGACTCTGCAGATAGGAGAATATCTCGGCCCCTATCGGGTGGTGAGCAAACTCGGCCAGGGCGGGATGGGCAGTGTCTATCTGGCGGAGCGGGCAGACGCGCAGTACCGCAAGCAGGTCGCCATCAAAGTCCTGCGCGCCGAGCTCGGGACGGAGACACTGGTGGGGCGCTTCCGCCTGGAGCGGCAAATCCTCGCGGACCTCGACCACCCGAATATCGCCCACCTGATCGATGGCGGCACGACCGCCGGGGGACTGCCCTACCTGGTGATGGACTACATCGACGGCGAAGCGATCGACCGCTACTGCGAGCGTCGTCGCCTCGCCGTGCGCGCCCGGCTGGAACTGTTCTTGGGGGTGTGCGGGGCGGTTTCCTATGCCCATCGGCGGCAAATCGTCCACCGCGACCTCAAACCTGGCAACATCCTGGTGACGGCGGAGGGCATGCCCCGGTTGCTCGATTTTGGCGTCGCCAAGCTCCTGGAGTGCACAGAGAGTACGCCGCCCGAGGCAGGCGGTGCAGCCGGGACTGTACAGCCCGCCGGGGTTACCGAAGGGGCGCTCACCCCCGAGTACGCCGCGCCAGAACAGTTACACGGGGGGGCCATCACCCCGCTCACCGATATCTACGCCCTGGGTGTCGTGCTCTACGAATTGCTCCACGGCAGTCGGCCTCCTCGCCCCGGGCCGGAGCCTGCTGCCCGACTCCGATCCAGTCAGCTCAAAGAACTCGACAGCATCGCCTGCAAAGCCATGTCCGTTGAGCCGGAAGGGCGCTACCCATCGGTCGAGGCCTTCGCCGCCGATATCAGGAATTATTTAGACGGTCGGCCGGTCACAGCCCGAGGCGGCTCCTGGTTCTACGGCATCCGCAAGTTCCTCGGCCGACACCGGGTGAGTACCGCTCTGGCTGCGGCGGCACTGGCACTGGCAAGCGGTTACGGTTGGTCGTTGCTGGAGGAGCGCTTGCTGGCAGCCTCCGGTAAAACCGTAGTGGTGCTGCCCTTTAGCGAGCGAGGCAGCACAGGCGACGAGCGCCTTGCCGATGGACTCACCCTCAGCCTCACCACCCAACTGGGCAAGGTAGCGGCGCTCACGGTCATCTCCGACCGGGCGGCGCTGCAGTACCGCGACAGCAGCCTTGCTCAGATCGGCCGCGACCTGGGAGCCACCGGCGTGCTCACCGGCAGCGTCCTGCGCTCGGGCGAGCGCGTCCGCATCGCCGCCCGGCTGGTGGACCCCCGCAGCGGCACCCAGTTGTGGGCGGAGCAGTATGACCGGAAACTGCAGGATATTTTTGCGATCCAGACAGAAGTGGCGCAGCGGATCGCCGCAGCCATGAAAGCAAAGCTTACAACTGAGGAAAAGATCCGCCTGGCGCGCCCGCCTGCCCGTGATGCGGCGGCCTACCGTTACTATCTGCGCGGGCGCGAGTACAACAATCGCTTTACTGTCAAAGACAACGAATACGCGATCGGTTTTTTCAAGCAGGCCCTGGCCCTTGACCCCCGCTTTGCTCTCGCCCAGAGCGGACTGGCCGTCGGCTATCTCAACCGGTTTATCTACGGTGGTGCGGTGTCGTGGCGCGAGGCCGGCTGTCGGGAGGCGGGCCGCGCCGTTGCTCTGGAGCCCGGTCTGGCGGAGGGTCATATCGCCATGGCTGCCTGTTACTCGCAGATGGAACTGCGCTTCCAGCCTCAGGCGATGGCGGAGTATCGCCAGGCCATCGACTTGAACCCAAATTCGTTCCCGGCAATGTACAACTACTCGGCGATCCTGGCGAGCCTCGGCAGGCTGGACGAAGGTCTGTACTGGATGAAAAAGGCGGTTCGGGTTAATCCGCTGTGCTCCGGTTGTTATCGCTCGATTGCTTCCTACTACTGGCTACTAGGAGAAGCCGCAAAGGGCGATGTCTGGATCGATAAGGGTCTTGCCCTCATCCCGGATGGGGCGAGGCTGCAGGTGAGCCGTGGCCGCGCTTACCTGCGTCGGGGGAAGCACGATGAGGCCCGGCAGATCGCCTTGCAGGTGCTTGGAGTGGAGCCGAATAACGTGGAGGCTTTGAGTCTGGCCGGGGCCGTGGAGCGGCAGAGCGGGCGGTGGGAACGCTCGCGCCGCTACTACGAGAAGATGCTCAAGCTTACCGAGACCACCGACCTGGAGGATGCGGGCGATACCAGTCTGCGGGCACGGACCGTCCTTGGCTATCTTGCCCTTCAGGAAAATCGACCGCAGCGCGCGCGTCGCCTGCTCGCCCAGAGCCTGGATTTTAACCGCAAGCGGGTCTCCACAGGCAATGAAGAGTGGCTGTACTTTCTAGATATGGCGGTAATTCACGCCCTGCGCGAAGAACGGCAAGCGGCGCTCGGCCGGCTGCGCGAAGCGATCAAAAACGGCTACCGCGACGTGCATACATTGCAATTTGACCCCATCTTCGAGAACCTGCGCGGGGATAAGCGCTTCGAGCAACTTCTGGCCGATCTCAGGATGCAGGTGGAGAAGATGCGGTTGCGGGCGCTGGCCCAGCTACCGTGA
- a CDS encoding SRPBCC family protein, giving the protein MAIGTSDTVAAHGNHRVSIDIAAPPELAYALWTQFENFPRYFRHILEVRTAPENRLVQHWKGKIFGIEQEWDAEISTLTPNRVIAWRSVKGFENSGSLTFEPRAGAGTQLTAQIGYDPPMGALGDIAEAVWVKNRFDEGLQEDLTRFKTYCEGIYARIAERTGKGESMEAALQAVLAGEEGMIAQDLPTCIEPAEYDMDHAPRGGVITTTELTNRLGWGEVAFTLLDVRPLEAYKAAHIQGANAAPIESLEEIVREITASMSGESNRSLIVYSESGDGLSAVAAQRLLALGYTSVLDYTDGFAAWRSAGQPVETQTMGQIQSKGLPEREEYIDRVIAAPTANDNPVVGSTAAGQEKVKPQAYGSPMGRVGENAALSEEEFLRRQQQRDEDSAKTDPR; this is encoded by the coding sequence ATGGCAATCGGTACTAGTGATACCGTTGCTGCCCACGGCAACCACCGGGTGAGCATTGATATTGCCGCCCCCCCGGAGCTGGCTTACGCCCTCTGGACCCAGTTTGAAAATTTTCCCCGTTACTTCCGCCACATCCTGGAGGTGCGCACTGCCCCCGAGAACCGTCTGGTGCAGCACTGGAAGGGCAAAATCTTCGGCATCGAGCAGGAGTGGGACGCCGAAATCAGCACCCTCACCCCCAACCGGGTGATCGCCTGGCGCTCGGTCAAAGGTTTCGAGAACAGCGGTTCGTTGACCTTTGAACCCCGTGCGGGCGCAGGTACGCAGTTGACCGCTCAGATCGGCTACGACCCGCCCATGGGCGCCCTGGGCGATATCGCCGAAGCGGTCTGGGTGAAAAATCGCTTCGACGAAGGCTTGCAGGAGGATCTCACCCGCTTTAAGACCTACTGCGAAGGCATCTACGCGCGCATTGCCGAACGCACCGGCAAGGGCGAATCGATGGAAGCGGCTTTGCAGGCGGTGCTGGCGGGTGAAGAAGGCATGATCGCCCAGGACTTGCCCACCTGCATCGAACCGGCCGAATACGATATGGACCACGCCCCGCGGGGGGGGGTGATTACCACCACCGAACTGACCAATCGCCTCGGCTGGGGTGAGGTGGCCTTCACCCTGCTTGACGTGCGTCCGCTCGAAGCTTACAAAGCCGCCCACATCCAGGGGGCAAACGCCGCGCCGATCGAGTCCCTGGAGGAGATTGTGCGCGAAATTACCGCCTCGATGAGCGGCGAGAGCAACCGGTCCTTGATAGTCTACTCCGAGAGCGGCGACGGCCTCAGTGCCGTCGCGGCCCAGCGTCTCCTGGCACTGGGCTACACCAGCGTCCTCGATTACACCGACGGCTTTGCCGCCTGGCGCTCGGCGGGTCAGCCCGTCGAGACCCAGACCATGGGTCAGATCCAGAGCAAAGGGTTGCCCGAGCGCGAGGAGTACATCGATCGCGTGATCGCCGCTCCGACCGCCAACGACAACCCGGTGGTAGGCAGCACGGCCGCCGGCCAGGAAAAGGTCAAGCCCCAAGCTTACGGTTCTCCCATGGGCCGTGTTGGCGAGAACGCGGCCTTGAGCGAGGAAGAGTTCCTGCGCAGGCAGCAACAGCGGGACGAGGACAGCGCTAAGACCGATCCCCGCTAA
- a CDS encoding GFA family protein, with product MWRAAMLRGACLCGRVSVEVTGPIEHQPEVCHCRMCRKQTGHVLAAVNVRRDALTVGGEQYVRWYRSSDKVERGFCSECGSTLFWKPTIEGYQFTAVAMGLFDDPTGLYLSKHTFVGDKGDYYEITDGLPQSDSY from the coding sequence ATGTGGAGAGCTGCCATGTTGAGGGGCGCGTGCCTGTGCGGCAGGGTCAGCGTCGAGGTAACAGGCCCAATTGAACATCAGCCTGAAGTTTGCCATTGCAGGATGTGTCGGAAACAGACTGGTCACGTCCTCGCTGCAGTGAATGTTCGGCGCGACGCGCTCACAGTCGGCGGTGAGCAATACGTCCGTTGGTATCGATCCTCAGACAAAGTCGAACGTGGATTCTGTTCAGAGTGCGGCTCGACGCTGTTCTGGAAGCCCACGATTGAAGGCTATCAGTTCACAGCGGTCGCGATGGGTCTGTTCGATGACCCGACCGGATTGTATCTCTCCAAACACACATTTGTCGGGGACAAGGGCGACTACTACGAGATTACAGACGGTCTACCGCAGAGCGACAGCTACTGA
- a CDS encoding NUDIX domain-containing protein: MTFWYTVPVLPARSARNAASKPHHPHRIFESFMSSESLDSWQKLDSETLATNPYWSYRRDRFRTVGGNIGMYYYVQTPGSVLVVPLMDEKTVLMVRQYRYLRDCESLELPGGGRKIGQSTLAGAQNELREETGFRAALWQEVGGFNPCKGLTDEWCTVFVCRQLQSDPLQGEDPFEVTAAVPVAIADIPSRVADGEIWCGMTLAAWFLAARTLTN, encoded by the coding sequence ATGACTTTTTGGTATACTGTGCCCGTCCTGCCCGCGCGGTCGGCCCGCAACGCGGCAAGCAAACCCCACCACCCGCACCGGATTTTCGAAAGCTTCATGAGCAGCGAAAGCCTCGATTCCTGGCAAAAACTCGACAGCGAGACCCTCGCCACCAACCCCTACTGGAGCTACCGGCGCGACCGTTTTCGGACCGTCGGCGGCAATATAGGTATGTATTATTATGTCCAAACCCCCGGCTCGGTGCTGGTGGTGCCGCTGATGGACGAAAAGACCGTGCTGATGGTGCGCCAGTACCGCTACCTGCGCGATTGTGAGAGCCTCGAGCTGCCGGGCGGTGGGCGCAAAATTGGTCAAAGCACCCTCGCAGGTGCCCAGAACGAGTTGCGCGAGGAAACCGGCTTCCGGGCGGCACTCTGGCAGGAGGTGGGCGGCTTTAACCCGTGCAAGGGCCTCACCGACGAGTGGTGCACGGTGTTTGTCTGCCGCCAATTGCAAAGCGATCCCCTGCAGGGCGAAGACCCCTTCGAAGTGACCGCCGCGGTGCCGGTCGCCATCGCCGATATCCCCTCCAGAGTGGCCGACGGCGAGATCTGGTGCGGTATGACCCTTGCCGCCTGGTTTCTCGCGGCCCGGACGCTGACGAACTGA
- a CDS encoding Uma2 family endonuclease: MLITADNPFYSPEEYLQIEEHSPIKHEYVDGKLYAMVGSTQDHNLVVLNLAFALRRHLHETGCRVLTSDVKVRVEQRNRFFYPDIAVSCDERDRTTPLYLRLPRLIVEVLSDSTEAFDREAKFQDYQTIDTLSEYVLVSSKQPQVECFRRNAEEPWVLQSYRQEVFEISALNFSGTFAELYDDVAFLA; this comes from the coding sequence ATGCTTATTACTGCTGACAATCCTTTTTACTCGCCTGAGGAATATCTCCAGATCGAGGAGCACAGCCCCATCAAGCACGAGTACGTAGACGGGAAGCTCTATGCGATGGTGGGTTCCACCCAGGACCACAATCTGGTCGTGCTCAATCTTGCGTTTGCGTTGCGCAGGCATCTGCACGAAACTGGCTGCCGGGTATTGACATCGGATGTAAAAGTGCGGGTCGAACAGCGCAACCGCTTTTTCTATCCGGATATTGCCGTCTCCTGTGACGAGCGCGACCGGACGACCCCGCTGTATCTGCGTCTTCCCAGGCTCATCGTAGAAGTTCTGTCGGACTCCACAGAAGCTTTTGATCGGGAAGCAAAGTTTCAGGACTATCAAACGATCGATACGTTAAGTGAGTATGTTCTGGTCAGCTCAAAACAGCCGCAAGTCGAATGCTTTCGGCGCAACGCCGAAGAACCCTGGGTGCTGCAGTCCTACAGGCAAGAAGTGTTCGAGATCAGCGCTCTCAATTTTTCTGGCACCTTTGCAGAACTCTACGATGACGTGGCCTTTCTAGCCTGA
- a CDS encoding SRPBCC family protein, which translates to MASDATTARAPHRTTVEVQAKAELLYSLWTQFECSPLFFHHVKSVELDPTNCHIQRWSGDIGGTAQEWTVYITELEPNRRIAWRSVQSDFENSGSVTFEPAPAGKTTRLTVEMFFELPTALEADGPEVFEETFATNLEADLSRLGPMVETLEARLDSHRLAGEPLDAALTRLLQGEAGWPERLAKGNDPAAVLEASGVFVKAGARHIGACALLALLQSGNPLLLIDVRFSSDYEQGHIEGAANASLDRLELFVYEQFEQLESTLDLPIVLYSDLDGIAARGTLVLQEAGYSPVLEYTGGFTEWEAMGLPVCRYDEEEAEEPQQMGTSEPPAPAEFPAAVSLEPTAAFELLAASATLLAEPEQTAFNPWTPFAEEHLLAGGEEHLVAQTDEMPAFTDLSAVEVQTSMDDEDDEDAPF; encoded by the coding sequence ATGGCGTCCGACGCGACCACGGCCCGTGCTCCACACCGCACTACCGTGGAAGTCCAGGCAAAAGCGGAACTGCTCTATTCGCTGTGGACACAGTTTGAATGTTCGCCGTTATTTTTCCACCACGTCAAAAGCGTCGAACTCGATCCCACCAACTGCCACATCCAGCGCTGGAGCGGCGATATCGGCGGTACTGCGCAGGAGTGGACGGTCTATATTACCGAACTGGAACCCAACCGCCGCATCGCCTGGCGCTCGGTGCAGAGCGACTTTGAAAACAGCGGCTCGGTGACCTTCGAGCCCGCCCCTGCCGGGAAGACCACCCGACTCACCGTCGAAATGTTCTTCGAACTGCCCACAGCCCTCGAAGCCGACGGCCCCGAGGTGTTCGAAGAAACCTTCGCAACTAACCTCGAAGCGGATCTCAGCCGTCTGGGGCCGATGGTGGAGACCCTCGAAGCCCGCCTCGACAGCCATCGGTTGGCAGGCGAGCCGCTCGATGCAGCCCTGACGCGCTTGCTCCAGGGTGAAGCCGGGTGGCCGGAACGTTTGGCAAAAGGCAATGACCCCGCTGCTGTGTTGGAGGCGAGCGGCGTCTTTGTGAAGGCCGGTGCCCGCCACATCGGCGCCTGCGCCCTGCTCGCCCTGCTCCAAAGCGGCAACCCGTTGCTGCTCATCGATGTGCGCTTCAGCAGCGACTACGAACAGGGGCACATCGAAGGGGCGGCCAACGCTTCGCTGGATAGGCTTGAATTGTTTGTCTACGAACAGTTCGAGCAGTTGGAAAGCACGCTCGACCTGCCAATCGTGCTTTATAGCGACCTCGACGGCATCGCGGCGCGCGGAACGCTCGTCCTCCAGGAAGCGGGCTACTCCCCGGTCCTGGAGTACACGGGCGGTTTTACCGAATGGGAGGCGATGGGCCTGCCCGTCTGCCGCTACGACGAGGAAGAAGCGGAGGAGCCGCAGCAGATGGGTACCTCCGAGCCGCCAGCCCCGGCCGAGTTCCCCGCGGCCGTCAGCTTAGAGCCGACGGCGGCCTTCGAGCTTCTAGCCGCGTCCGCGACGCTCCTGGCCGAGCCGGAGCAGACCGCATTCAACCCGTGGACGCCCTTCGCAGAAGAGCACCTGCTAGCCGGTGGCGAAGAGCACCTGGTCGCCCAAACCGACGAAATGCCCGCATTTACGGACCTCTCGGCGGTCGAGGTACAGACGTCGATGGACGACGAGGACGACGAGGACGCTCCATTTTGA